Genomic segment of Oscillospiraceae bacterium:
CGCAGTTCCACCGGCAAAGAATCCGGTAGGGTCTTCATGTACTCTTCGATCAGGTAAATGGTATCGATACCGCTCAGCTTCATGCGGAAATTTGTGTAGAGCTCCGCTGTATCGAGATATCGGTCCACCGTGGAATCGACAGCCGGGGTATCGGCCCAGAAACTGTCGATCAGGGAGTTGCCCGGAGCGCCCTCAAACGGGACCGATCTGTTGCCGAAGGAATAAGAATTCGAGACGGAGAGATGGGCGTAGAGATTTTTTTCCGCCTCGGGGGAGATATAGGCGGCCCGGTAGGCGGGGGACTCGGGGGGCCGCTGGACAAAGGGTGCGGGCGGCGGCACGGGCACGGGGGGCGCCACGGGCCGCGGCGGCTGATAGGCGGCCGGCGGCGTATAAACCGGCGGTGCCGCAGGGGCCGGCGGCGGTACGGAGGCTGCGGGCGGCGGTACCGTCGGACGCACCGCCGGAGGGGTAGAGATCGCCGGCGCGGGCGCCGGCGTCGCAGCTGCGGGCGGGGTCACGGGCATGGCTGGCGGCGTATAGACCGACGCGGCGGCGGGTTCAGACACCGCCGGTTCGGGTGCCGCGGGCTCGGCGGGTTCCGAGACAACAGGGGCCGGCGGCGGTGCGGCCGGCTTTCGGGCGGCGCGCGAAGACTGTGCCTTCGGCGCGGACCCTCTGGTCTTGGCGGATGCCTGTGCGGCCGGCGGCGGAGCCTGTCGGGCGGGGGCGGATTTGACGTCAACGGCGGCGCTTGGGGGCGCGGCGGACGCGGACGCCGGCGCAGATTCCTCAGGAACCGCCGCATCCAGGTCGTCATCCGCCTTCTTAATCATGCCCATGCGTTCCAGCATATCCGCCATTTTTCGATTTTCTTTTTTTGGAGCCAAAACAAAAACCTCCCGCTCTATGCCGTACCGGCGGCGATTGGGTACCTCTTATCACCTGAAGCATCACTTCTGCCGATGCGGCACAAAGCTGTGAAGAGGCGCCCGATTGACAAGAGACGGCCGTACATGCAGATATCTCTGGAGACCTTGCCATATGCGGACCCGCTACTAAAATAATCGTAATTTATTCTATACAAAAATACGCGAAATGTCAAATATAATTCTCAAACGCCCGGAAAGAAATTGGATGGCCGACGAACGGCGAAAAAACTCTGTACAAAGGGCGGGCAAGTATTGTAAAATAGGATCCATGGTTCGGCGTGCACCCGCTGACCGGACAAGCGTCAAAAGACAGGCCAAAGAGAGAGGGAGTCGTATGATCTGCGCAAATTGTCATCAGCCGATTCGGGACGGCGCCCGGTACTGTTCCTACTGCGGGCTGCCGGCACAGGCCGCGTCACCGTCGCCGTCGTACGAACCCCGACAGGTCTGGGAGGCGCCCCGGGCGGTGTGGACGGCGGACCCCTATGTGCCCGCCGCTACGCCCGTTTTATCGCGTCCCCTGTGGCCGCCCGTGCCCGAGCGGGCGGAGCGAGCCGCCGCGCAGAGCGCGCGGGGCGCACAGGAACAAGAAGCGGCCCCGGAGATTTTGTCTGCGGCGCGGCTCGTGGGGTATTTTTTTCTTATGCTGGTACCCCTCGTCAACCTGATCTGCGCCTGCGTGTGGTCGTTTGGCCGATGCGCCGGCGCGCAGCTCAGGGCGCTGGCCCGTGCCTCGCTCATCATTATTCTGACCGTTTGGATCGTCTTGGCGGGGCTTGTCTATCTGGCCATCGTACACAGCCTGCCGCAGATCAACGCGCTGTTGGACGTTCTGTTCGGGTCGATGTAGGGCCTGCCGGAAAGATTTTTCAAAATACCGGGAACTTATGGGGAAAAAGATCGTCTCAAATGTAAGGAGAACGCAATGTCGATTTTAGTGACTGGCGGCGCCGGCTATGTGGGCAGCCACTGTGTGGCGGCGCTGCATGCGGCGGGAGAGGACGCCGTGGTGCTCGACGACCTGACGCGGGGACACCGCGCGGCCGTAAACCCAAAGATCCGTCTGTATGCCGGATCCCTGAATGACCCTGCCTACGTGGGCGAAATATTCCGCCGAGAGCGGATCGAAGCGGTTTTCCACTTTGCCTCACTGTCGCTGATGGGCGAAAGCATGAAAAAACCGGGCCGGTATTTTCTCAACAATGTGGCCGGCGCAGTCAATCTGTTGGAGGTGATGTGCACACACGGCTGTCCGCCGCTGATCTTCTCGTCCACGGCGGCCGTCTATGGGCATCCGGCGTCGGTGCCCATCCGGGAGGATGCGCTGAAACGGCCGACAAGCCCCTACGGAGAGAGCAAACTGATGGTGGAAAACGTGCTCAAATGGTACGGCGTCGCCTATGGGCTGCGCTACGTGGCGCTCCGTTACTTCAATGTGGCCGGCGCCGCGTCCGGCGGAGGCATTGGAGAGGACCACCGGCCGGAGACGCACCTGATTCCCGTCGTGCTCCGGGCCGCGCGGGAGAAGACGCCCGTGAAGGTGTTTGGAACAGATTACCAGACGGTGGACGGTACCTGTGTGCGCGATTATATCCACGTGGAAGATCTCATCGACGCACACTTGGCGGCCCTGCGGTATCTGCGCGGCGGCGGCGTGTCCGACGACTTCAACCTTGGCCTGGGGCACGGATTTTCGGTGCGGGAGATCATCGAGTCCGCCCGCCGCGTGACCGGTGCGGCCATCCCCGCGGAAGCGGCGCCCCGGCGCGCCGAGGACCCGGCGGAACTGGTCGCGTCGACCGAAAAGGCCGAACGTATCCTCGGGTGGAAACCCAAATATCTGACGCCGGACGAGATCATTGCGTCCGCCTGGCAGTGGTATCGCAGCCATGCGGAGGGCTATTGACATTCCGCACGTTTACTATACCACATGTTGTAATCAAATACAATATGTAGTGGGGACTTCTGCGGGAAATGCGTAAAATTTTTGCGTAAATTTTTGTGGTAAAGCGAGGAATTTTAGTGAGAAATTTTTCAAAAAGTATGTTGTGTGCCGTGATGTCTGCGGTTTTACTGCTGAGTACGGGTCTGTTTTCCGCCGCCGCGATTGTCGGAGGGGACATCACGCGGATGACGGATGCGTCCGAACCGATCCCTACCTCGGGGACACAGCCGGAAAATCCGTTTGCGCCGGTCTCTGTGAAGGCGCCGTATGAGCTCGGTGAGGGTGAAGACCCGGCGTTTGTCGTGTTGGTGGAGAACCGCGGCGAAGAGGACCCGGCCCACATCATCCCCCGTTCCGCGTATCAGGACGAAGCGGTGGCCGCGCGGGTGTATGACGGCGCAGGCGCGTTCAGCGCGCGTTACCTCGGGTGGGGTGTCTTTTCCGATACGCAGGGCCGCTGGATGGACGACGCGGTGCGTTACCTGTCGGCCCGCGGCGTGGTGCAGGGTGTGACAAACCCGGAGATGACGGACGGCGTGATGACGGCGCGGTTTGCCCCTGAGCAATCCGTCACGCGGGCGCAGTTTGTCACGATGCTGCTGCGGTTGCTGGACGCCGCGCCGGCGCGTGAAGACGGGCTCGCCTTCGGCGACGCGGAGGAGATCCCCGAGTGGGCGCGGGAGGCCTTTGCGGACGCCGCGGCGCTCGGCATTGTCCGCGGCGACGCGCAGGGCGACGCTCGCCCGAACGACACGATCACCCGGCAGGACATGGCCGTCATGGTATACCGCGCGATGGAGAAATTCGAGATGCTGCCGGCCTTCTTCACACTGGAGTTCCTCATCTTTGACGACTGGGACGATGTGGCGGATTACGCCGCTGTGCCGCTGCAAAATCTCGCAAAGATAAAGCTTTTAAATGGCACAGACGGGCGGATGAACCCCAAAGGCGTGACGACCCGCGCCGAGGCCGCCCAGTTCCTGTACAATCTCCTGCTCCGTGACGCCGCTGAAGCCGCCACCCCGGCGGACACCGAAGAGACCGAACCCTCTGCCGGCGCCGAAGAGACCCCGGCGGAGAGATAAAAATACATGTTCACAAGGGAGGGGGACGCCGGTCATGCCGGCGTCCCCCTCCCTTGTGAAGAAAAATATGCAGGAAAACGTGAACCGTTTTCGATCTCGTGACGATTACCAAGTGAAGGGATTGAGAAAGGAGGTCGCATGTGATAGAAACGCTACCGATCATTGCCGCCGCGGTACAGGCGGTTCCGGCCCGCGAGATGACCGAAGCGCGGCTTGTGGATGACTTCGGCGGGGCAGTCTACAAGTTCTGCCGGCGTATCACAGGCGCAAAGGACGACGCGGACGAGCTGTTTCAAGAGACATATTTAAAAGTGTTTTCCCAGATGGCCAAGGTTCAGAAAACCCAGAACCCGCAAAGTTTCCTGCTTTCGACGGCGGCATATCTGTGGAAAAGCAAGTGCAGGAAATACGCCCGCAGAAATAGGCTCGCGCCGGAAGCAGAACTCGAAGCCGCCGACAGCGGCGGCACATCCGCACCGAGTACAGAGGACGAGTATCTGTGGCAGGAAGAACAACTTGCCGTCAGGCGGCTTGTAGGCGCTTTGCCGGACAAGCTGAAAATCCCGGTCATTTTGTACTACGCCAATGAAATGAGTGTTGCCGACATAGCGGCAGCGCTGCAAATCCCCACGGGAACCGTTAAGAGCCGCTTGCATAAGGCGCGCGGAATCGTTGAGAAAGGACTGGTTTCAGAGTATGGCTGCTGACCGCAGAACGGACATTGACGCGATGCTCCGCGGAGCGTTGTCCAGCTCGGAAATGCCGGGCACAGATCTTATAAACAGAGTCAAGCATCACTCGCATCGGGAGAATTCCTTCACGAGAAGTTTACACCGTCCCCATTTTGTCGCCGCCGTTATCGCGGCCGTGGCACTGGTGGCGCTCGGTACAACCGCACTCGCAGCGACGGGCGTGCTAGGCAACATCTTCGCGGTTATAACAGGGGACGGAAAATACAGTCCGATTGCCAATGGTTCGCGAAAGGCGATGGTTAAGAGCGGTTATGTCGAGACTGTAAATGTCTCTGCCCCTGCGGAATCCGGCGGCAGTGCACTTGTACTGAATGGCCATTACGCCGACAGCAGAGAGTTCGGCTTTAGCTTCACTCTTTCGGATGCGGAGATTCCCGAGGAATACGATCGGTTGTATGTAAGCGACTTGAGTTTGGAGATGACAAATTCATTTGGAAAAATTTACCATTTTGAATGGGTCATTGACGCAGAAAACAACATTGAAAGTCGTGTGTTCCCAGGCGGGCACTACTTCTCTGACCGCAACCCTGACG
This window contains:
- a CDS encoding zinc ribbon domain-containing protein; the encoded protein is MICANCHQPIRDGARYCSYCGLPAQAASPSPSYEPRQVWEAPRAVWTADPYVPAATPVLSRPLWPPVPERAERAAAQSARGAQEQEAAPEILSAARLVGYFFLMLVPLVNLICACVWSFGRCAGAQLRALARASLIIILTVWIVLAGLVYLAIVHSLPQINALLDVLFGSM
- the galE gene encoding UDP-glucose 4-epimerase GalE, translating into MSILVTGGAGYVGSHCVAALHAAGEDAVVLDDLTRGHRAAVNPKIRLYAGSLNDPAYVGEIFRRERIEAVFHFASLSLMGESMKKPGRYFLNNVAGAVNLLEVMCTHGCPPLIFSSTAAVYGHPASVPIREDALKRPTSPYGESKLMVENVLKWYGVAYGLRYVALRYFNVAGAASGGGIGEDHRPETHLIPVVLRAAREKTPVKVFGTDYQTVDGTCVRDYIHVEDLIDAHLAALRYLRGGGVSDDFNLGLGHGFSVREIIESARRVTGAAIPAEAAPRRAEDPAELVASTEKAERILGWKPKYLTPDEIIASAWQWYRSHAEGY
- a CDS encoding S-layer homology domain-containing protein; translation: MSAVLLLSTGLFSAAAIVGGDITRMTDASEPIPTSGTQPENPFAPVSVKAPYELGEGEDPAFVVLVENRGEEDPAHIIPRSAYQDEAVAARVYDGAGAFSARYLGWGVFSDTQGRWMDDAVRYLSARGVVQGVTNPEMTDGVMTARFAPEQSVTRAQFVTMLLRLLDAAPAREDGLAFGDAEEIPEWAREAFADAAALGIVRGDAQGDARPNDTITRQDMAVMVYRAMEKFEMLPAFFTLEFLIFDDWDDVADYAAVPLQNLAKIKLLNGTDGRMNPKGVTTRAEAAQFLYNLLLRDAAEAATPADTEETEPSAGAEETPAER
- a CDS encoding RNA polymerase sigma factor; protein product: MIETLPIIAAAVQAVPAREMTEARLVDDFGGAVYKFCRRITGAKDDADELFQETYLKVFSQMAKVQKTQNPQSFLLSTAAYLWKSKCRKYARRNRLAPEAELEAADSGGTSAPSTEDEYLWQEEQLAVRRLVGALPDKLKIPVILYYANEMSVADIAAALQIPTGTVKSRLHKARGIVEKGLVSEYGC